The DNA region AAATAATCATGTTGTTTTAGAAAAAACCGGTTATTTGTTTGGGGCAGGAAAACGTGCAGATACGATGTTTGCTACTTTATTCAAAGTGACTAATTAATATATTTTTAAGTATTTAATTTTCTCTTGTAAGATCGAATTAAAAAGAATAAAGTATATTTAGATTAAAATGAGAGGCTTTTGGAAAGGAGAGTAAGTAAGAAAAATACCGATGATCTAAAGCTACGATCTACCAATATTTTTGTAGAATTTATTTGTAAAATAATTCAACCTTCTAATGAAGAATTGAAGGAGTTTATTGATAATATACAGTTTTTAGAAGCGAAAAAGGGGGATTACTTGGCAGCGCCGGGGTACATATTTCAGGAATCGTTTTTTGTGACGAAAGGTTTTTTACGTGTTTTTCATAAAAGAGAAAAAGGTGATTTTACAATAGAATTTGCTTACAAAGGTCGATTTTCCTTTGACATGTCAAGTCATCTACAAAATGTGCCGACACAGTTTTACTACCAAGCAATTACAGATTTGGAATATATCTCCATGTCCAAAAGTTTTGTATTTGATTTTTTGAAAAAATATGATAATTGGGAAACGCTTCGTCGACGGATTGTCGAGACGAGTTATGTTGCAAATATTAATCGACTATTTATTTTCCAAACAGAAGATTTATTATTGAGATATAAGAAATTTTTGGAGTTGGAAACAGATGAAATAAAAAATTTGCCGCAAATCTATATTGCATCTTATTTGGGGGTAAAACCACAAAGTTTGAGTAGGATTAAAGTAAAATTTCATGAATTGTATCATTCTAATAAATGATGTTTATGCAAGTTATAGAGCCACAAGCAATACTTAAATTTCATTTGAGTCAAATCGCAATATTTACCGAAGAGGAATTGCGTCGAATGGAAAAAATTTTAAAGTTAGGTCATGCAAGGGCAGGACAACTACTTTATGCTCCTAAGGAAAAATTATCTACACTGGCTTGGTTGCCTATTTCTGGTATATTAAGGGGTTATAGGTATGTTGATTGTGTAGATCGTACTTTTTGTTTTTCCAATCCTTATTGTGCCTTTGGCAACGTTTATTATTATGTGACAGGATATTCTGATGATGTATATATGGAAGCTGCAACAGATGTCATTTATATTTATTTTGATTATAAAGATTTAATAGCTTTAGAGAAAGAAATACCTAAAGTTGAAAAAATTAGATCATATATCATAAAAATGACTAATATTTTTGTGACCAATATTCTGACAGATATGTGTACTAAAGATTTGAAAACTAGATATCTGGAATTAATTGAAAGAGAACCTATTTTATTTCAATTAATTCCTCAATATCAAATCGCATCTTATTTAGGAGTAGAACCACAAAGTCTAAGTCGATTGAAAGCTCAAATAAAAAAAGAAATGGTTATGGAAGTTTAAAGAGGTTGTCTAATCTTTCTTTTTCTCCTTTGCCAATGGGTAATATAGTCACATCTGATTCTTGATCCGTTGGCTCTTCCAATATATCAAATTGGCTTTGTAAAAGTGATTCGGGCATAAAATGACCTTTTCTAGCTTGCATCTGAGCCAATATTGCTCCGTAACTTCCTTTTAGATAGATAAAATGAATAGAGGAAATCTCTCGTCGCAAGATCTCACGATATTTTAATTTTAGTGCGGAGCAAGCAATTACGATAGATTTATTTTTTGTCAAATAATCGTTTGCCTCTTTACCTATTATTACAAACCATGGTTCACGATCTCCATCTGTGAGTGGAATACCTGCGGACATTTTTTCAATATTGGCTTCCGGATGCAGATCATCGCCATCTATAAAATCACATCCCAATATTTTTGCCGCATATTTTCCCATTGTAGTTTTACCTGAGCTAGAAACGCCCATTATGATATAACACTTGTTTTCCATCATGAATTTAAAGTATTTTTTTGACTAAATTTTCCCATTCTTTTTCTATTGAAATGTTGGGGTTGTTGCTATTAGCATTTGCGTACCAATAATTGGCATTCCAAATATCACCTTCGATTTTATGCAATAAAGCGTGTATTAGTGCTGCATTTTTACTTGATAAATTTTGCACCATATCATGGGCTATATTCCATTGATCTTTACGAATCCACCACAAAGCCTGCAGCTCTGCGGAAAAATCTTCTGTGGGTTGATGATTATTTAAAGATTGTAAAAAAGAAGAAAAGTCCATTGCAATAATTTTTTCAGTTTCTTTGCACGTATTAGAATTTTTCAAAAGTACATAATCCATTACAATGAAACTTTGGCAAAAGAATACGGATTCGTTAAAAGATGTTGAAATATTTACAGTTGGACGTGATCGTGAGTTTGATTTATTGCTCGCGCCATATGATGTCTTAGGTAATATGGCGCACGCTACTATGCTTGCATCTATTGGCTTATTGACGGAATCGGAAAAGGATGATTTGTTGGCTGAATTGAAAAATATTTATGCGAAAACGCAATCTGAAGGTGATGATAAATTCACAATTTCAGATGATGTAGAAGATGTACATTCTCAAATAGAATTTTTACTTACCCAAAAATTGGGCGATACCGGGAAAAAAATACATTCTGCAAGAAGTAGAAATGATCAGGTTCTAGTAGATATCAAATTATTTTTACGTAGTGAAATTGAAAAAACGGTGAGTTCTGTTCAAACTTTATTCAAATTACTTATTGAAAAAAGTGAGCAATGGAAAAATGTATTGATGCCGGGCTATACACATTTGCAGATTGCGATGCCTTCTTCTTTTGGACTATGGTTAGGTGCATATGCGGAGAGTTTGGTAGATGATACTATTCAGTTGAAAGCTGCCTATAATATTGTAAACAAAAATCCTCTCGGTTCGGCTGCTGGCTATGGTTCTTCTTTTCCGATAAATCGTACGATGACGACGGAATTATTGGGATTTGGAGATTTGAACTATAATGTAGTTTATGCACAAATGGGTAGAGGTAAAGCGGAAAGAATCACCGCGATGGCATTGGCAAATGTGGCAGATACTTTAGCTCGTTTTTCCATGGATGCTTGTATGTATTGCAATCAAAATTTCGATTTTATACATTTCCCTGCTGAATTAACTACAGGAAGTAGCATCATGCCGCATAAGAAAAATCCAGATGTATTCGAATTAGTCAGAGCACAATGTAATCGTATTAAGGCATTACCAAATGAGATTATGATGATGACGACTAATCTTCCATTGGGATATAATCGAGATTTACAATTGTTGAAAGAACATCTTTTCCCTGCACTAACTATGTTAAGAAGTTGTATTGATATTGTTGAGTTGATGATCAATAATATGACCGTTCGCGATAATATTTTAAAAGAAGAAAAATATAAATACTTATTCAGTGTAGAAGAAGTGAATAAATTAGTATTGGAAGGCGTTCCATTCAGAGATGCGTACAAGCAAGTTGGTTTGTCTATAGAAAATGGAACTTTCAACTATGAAAATATTGAATTACATCACACCCACGAAGGTAGTTTAGGTAATCTTTGTAATGATAAAATCGAAACTACTATGTATAAAGTATTGGCTGGTTTTCATTTTGAAGATGCGCACAAGGCAATTGATAAATTAATACAATAAAAATATAGTTTACCTTATTAAAAACAGGTCTCTATCATTAGGATAGAGACCTGTTTTTATTTTAATATATCTTATAGATTTTATCTATTCAAGTATAATATTTTCATTTTTATTATAAATATGTAGAACTATACTTTTGCTCTATAGAACAGATTTTAAGAAACAATGAAGAAATTATTATTTGCGGTAGCAACTATAGTGAGTTGTACTAGTGTGTATGCTCAATCTAAAGGAAGTTATCATAACTCAAAATCAAAAAGTGAAACTATGAGTCAAGAACAAGATATTACAAAATGCCCATTTTTAAATGGCGAAATGGATGTAGATGCAACAAGCCACGGCACTAAAAGTAAGGACTGGTGGCCAAATGAATTGACTTTAGACATATTACGTCAACAATCAGAATTGTCAGATCCATTAGATC from Rhizosphaericola mali includes:
- a CDS encoding gluconokinase, translated to MMENKCYIIMGVSSSGKTTMGKYAAKILGCDFIDGDDLHPEANIEKMSAGIPLTDGDREPWFVIIGKEANDYLTKNKSIVIACSALKLKYREILRREISSIHFIYLKGSYGAILAQMQARKGHFMPESLLQSQFDILEEPTDQESDVTILPIGKGEKERLDNLFKLP
- a CDS encoding Crp/Fnr family transcriptional regulator — translated: MQVIEPQAILKFHLSQIAIFTEEELRRMEKILKLGHARAGQLLYAPKEKLSTLAWLPISGILRGYRYVDCVDRTFCFSNPYCAFGNVYYYVTGYSDDVYMEAATDVIYIYFDYKDLIALEKEIPKVEKIRSYIIKMTNIFVTNILTDMCTKDLKTRYLELIEREPILFQLIPQYQIASYLGVEPQSLSRLKAQIKKEMVMEV
- a CDS encoding Crp/Fnr family transcriptional regulator encodes the protein MERRVSKKNTDDLKLRSTNIFVEFICKIIQPSNEELKEFIDNIQFLEAKKGDYLAAPGYIFQESFFVTKGFLRVFHKREKGDFTIEFAYKGRFSFDMSSHLQNVPTQFYYQAITDLEYISMSKSFVFDFLKKYDNWETLRRRIVETSYVANINRLFIFQTEDLLLRYKKFLELETDEIKNLPQIYIASYLGVKPQSLSRIKVKFHELYHSNK
- the argH gene encoding argininosuccinate lyase, coding for MKLWQKNTDSLKDVEIFTVGRDREFDLLLAPYDVLGNMAHATMLASIGLLTESEKDDLLAELKNIYAKTQSEGDDKFTISDDVEDVHSQIEFLLTQKLGDTGKKIHSARSRNDQVLVDIKLFLRSEIEKTVSSVQTLFKLLIEKSEQWKNVLMPGYTHLQIAMPSSFGLWLGAYAESLVDDTIQLKAAYNIVNKNPLGSAAGYGSSFPINRTMTTELLGFGDLNYNVVYAQMGRGKAERITAMALANVADTLARFSMDACMYCNQNFDFIHFPAELTTGSSIMPHKKNPDVFELVRAQCNRIKALPNEIMMMTTNLPLGYNRDLQLLKEHLFPALTMLRSCIDIVELMINNMTVRDNILKEEKYKYLFSVEEVNKLVLEGVPFRDAYKQVGLSIENGTFNYENIELHHTHEGSLGNLCNDKIETTMYKVLAGFHFEDAHKAIDKLIQ